A genomic region of Rhipicephalus sanguineus isolate Rsan-2018 chromosome 3, BIME_Rsan_1.4, whole genome shotgun sequence contains the following coding sequences:
- the LOC119386054 gene encoding RISC-loading complex subunit TARBP2, which translates to METTGYIAPETTIPTEKLNIVTHDTAASVNQKTPISILQELCARNCLTPEYKLLSVEGAVHAPTFMYRVQVGEVVANATGQSKKKAKHAAARAILEKLLADDGPFAKYRAAVMEDLPSMEQTETVPAAVGEMAPSNNGLPGSTPLAGSTLGSTGTPAAGAEDDGIVGNPVGELQELCMKLRWRPPFYETVIEDGLPHERTFGISCLVNNLNEMGKGKSKRLAKRQAAKKMIELIKNVQNGLLNGEEVSFSFYIGKE; encoded by the exons ATGGAGACCACGG GTTACATTGCCCCTGAAACCACCATCCCCACCGAAAAGCTGAACATAGTCACTCATGACA CAGCTGCATCTGTGAACCAGAAGACTCCCATCAGCATCCTTCAGGAGCTGTGTGCTCGCAACTGCCTCACTCCGGAGTACAAGCTGCTGTCTGTCGAAGGTGCAGTGCATGCGCCCACATTCATGTACAG GGTGCAGGTGGGTGAAGTCGTCGCCAATGCCACCGGCCAGAGCAAGAAAAAGGCTAAGCACGCTGCGGCCAGGGCTATCCTTGAAAAGCTCCTCGCCGACGATGGTCCATTTGCCAAGTATCGGGCTGCAGTCATGGAAGACCTTCCTTCGATGGAGCAAACAGAGACGGTGCCCGCAGCAGT TGGTGAAATGGCACCAAGCAACAATGGGCTTCCTGGCAGCACACCTCTAGCAGGCAGCACTCTTGGAAGCACGGGAACGCCAGCAGCTGGGGCAGAGGATGATGGCATCGTAGGTAACCCGGTTGGAGAGCTGCAAGAGCTCTGCATGAAACTTCGCTGGCGGCCCCCTTTTTACGAGACCGTCATTGAGGACGGCCTTCCCCACGAGCGCACTTTCGGCATCTCCTGCCTCGTCAACAACCTCAACGAAATGG GCAAAGGCAAGTCAAAGCGCCTGGCAAAGCGTCAGGCTGCTAAGAAGATGATTGAACTTATCAAGAACGTTCAGAATGGCCTCCTTAACGGCGAGGAAGTGAGTTTTTCATTTTACATCGGAAAGGAGTAG